From the genome of Alphaproteobacteria bacterium, one region includes:
- a CDS encoding isopenicillin N synthase family oxygenase, producing MTEISGDFATIPVVDLSTMADGDAAARAALVRHVRDICHHIGFMLVTGHGVDPQLVTDVFDLSRRFFALPEDQKRLIDKRNSRHFRGWEPVGAERTNNRVDVREQIDLWSEHPARSPDVRPDYLRLLGPNQWLPEAVLPGYRATMDRWFRELGTLGDRLMRIFAEGLGLAPDHFDRMFGAERMSLTKLISYPETPPGAFGVNAHHDAGFLTILAPGTTPGLEVENANGDWVPIAPVPGAFVINLGEVLQSITGNYFVATPHRVATRAARLSVGYFHGPSLDTSLRPLPLAPAFHEAVAASPRHAGAGFMTQPDEVAGGVADMQSQSHPDTYGGQLWNYFRRSYPENVRRYYPERAG from the coding sequence ATGACCGAAATTTCCGGCGATTTTGCAACCATCCCCGTGGTCGACCTGTCCACCATGGCGGACGGCGATGCCGCGGCCCGCGCGGCCCTGGTCCGCCATGTGCGCGACATCTGCCACCATATCGGCTTCATGCTGGTCACGGGGCACGGCGTCGATCCGCAACTGGTCACCGACGTGTTCGACCTCTCGCGCCGGTTTTTCGCGCTGCCGGAGGACCAAAAGCGCCTGATCGACAAGCGCAATTCGCGCCATTTCCGCGGCTGGGAGCCGGTGGGGGCGGAGCGTACCAACAACCGCGTCGACGTGCGCGAGCAGATCGACCTGTGGAGCGAGCACCCGGCGCGCAGCCCGGACGTCCGGCCGGACTATCTGCGCCTGCTGGGGCCGAACCAGTGGCTGCCGGAGGCAGTGCTGCCCGGCTACCGCGCCACCATGGACCGCTGGTTCCGCGAACTGGGCACGCTCGGCGACCGGCTGATGCGGATTTTCGCCGAGGGGCTGGGCCTGGCGCCGGACCATTTCGACCGGATGTTCGGTGCCGAGCGCATGTCGCTCACCAAGCTGATTTCCTACCCGGAAACGCCGCCCGGCGCATTCGGCGTCAACGCCCATCACGACGCCGGCTTCCTCACCATCCTGGCGCCCGGCACCACGCCGGGGCTGGAGGTGGAGAACGCCAACGGCGATTGGGTGCCGATCGCACCGGTGCCGGGCGCCTTCGTCATCAATCTGGGCGAGGTGCTGCAATCGATCACCGGCAATTATTTCGTGGCGACGCCGCATCGCGTCGCGACGCGGGCCGCGCGCCTGTCGGTCGGCTATTTCCACGGGCCATCCCTGGACACCTCGCTGCGGCCGCTGCCGCTGGCGCCCGCCTTTCACGAGGCGGTGGCCGCCAGCCCGCGCCATGCCGGTGCCGGCTTCATGACCCAGCCGGACGAGGTGGCCGGCGGCGTCGCCGACATGCAGAGCCAGAGCCATCCGGACACCTATGGCGGCCAGCTCTGGAACTATTTCCGCCGCAGCTATCCCGAAAATGTGCGCCGCTATTACCCGGAGCGGGCCGGATAA
- a CDS encoding F0F1 ATP synthase subunit delta, translating to MQFDWWTLALQTVNVLILVWILARFFFRPIAGIVARRREETARLLADAAAERERAEHQAAEAGAERDRIAAERERLLAAAQAEAAAEKERLLARSAEALAHQRAEAEAALKRQRLEAEGSVVAEAARLSVEIAGRLLRRLPPETVFLAFLEGLDHALQGLPESERTALAAADGEHPVEIVTAAPLDEAQADRVRGLLARAAGAPVEPVFRTDPDLVAGLEVHARNTVIRNNWQADLARIREELGHDLNHRGS from the coding sequence ATGCAGTTCGACTGGTGGACGCTGGCGCTCCAGACCGTCAATGTCCTGATCCTGGTCTGGATCCTGGCGCGGTTCTTCTTCCGGCCCATCGCCGGCATCGTCGCCAGGCGGCGCGAGGAAACCGCACGCCTGCTGGCCGACGCCGCCGCCGAGCGGGAGCGGGCCGAGCACCAGGCGGCCGAGGCCGGCGCCGAGCGCGACCGGATCGCGGCGGAGCGGGAGCGGCTGCTGGCGGCGGCGCAGGCGGAGGCCGCGGCGGAAAAGGAGCGGCTGCTGGCCCGGTCGGCCGAAGCGCTCGCCCACCAGCGGGCCGAGGCGGAGGCCGCCCTGAAGCGCCAGCGGCTGGAGGCCGAAGGCAGTGTCGTTGCCGAGGCGGCCCGGCTTTCGGTGGAGATTGCCGGACGCCTGCTGCGCCGCCTGCCGCCCGAGACGGTGTTCCTCGCCTTCCTGGAAGGGCTGGACCACGCCTTGCAGGGGCTTCCCGAGTCGGAACGGACCGCGCTTGCCGCCGCCGACGGCGAGCATCCGGTGGAGATCGTCACGGCCGCACCGCTCGACGAGGCCCAGGCCGACCGGGTGCGCGGGCTGCTGGCCCGGGCGGCCGGGGCGCCGGTGGAGCCCGTGTTCCGCACCGACCCGGACCTGGTCGCCGGCCTGGAAGTGCACGCGCGCAACACCGTCATCCGCAACAACTGGCAGGCCGATCTCGCGCGCATTCGGGAGGAGTTGGGGCATGACCTCAATCACCGCGGGTCTTGA
- a CDS encoding copper chaperone PCu(A)C: MTTFAFPGRAAALALAAALSLSALPAFAHDFKVGDLIIDHPFSRATPPMARVGAGYLTITNTGATTDRLVSVACDCAKAAEIHEMKMDGNVMKMQQLPDGVAIPAGGSAALAPGGNHLMFIGLKHGFVEGETFQATLTFEKAGPVTVEFAIGPLRPMKGHGMPHKLDKSAN, translated from the coding sequence ATGACCACATTCGCATTCCCCGGCCGCGCGGCGGCCCTGGCGCTGGCCGCCGCCCTGTCTCTTTCCGCCCTGCCGGCCTTCGCCCATGACTTCAAGGTCGGCGATCTGATCATCGACCATCCGTTCAGCCGCGCCACCCCGCCCATGGCCCGCGTCGGCGCCGGCTATCTGACCATCACCAACACCGGCGCCACCACCGACCGGCTGGTGTCCGTCGCCTGCGATTGCGCCAAAGCCGCCGAAATCCACGAGATGAAGATGGACGGCAATGTGATGAAGATGCAGCAACTGCCGGACGGCGTCGCAATCCCGGCCGGCGGCAGCGCCGCGCTGGCGCCCGGCGGCAACCACCTGATGTTCATCGGCCTGAAGCACGGCTTCGTCGAAGGCGAGACCTTCCAGGCGACCCTGACCTTCGAGAAGGCGGGCCCGGTGACGGTCGAGTTCGCCATCGGCCCGCTGCGCCCGATGAAGGGGCACGGCATGCCGCACAAGCTCGACAAATCGGCGAACTGA
- a CDS encoding phytanoyl-CoA dioxygenase family protein, whose translation MNDMASTLAADYARDGFVFPLDILSPADAEGLRADLEAGEAALADDPKRLGLLRGYPARLLPGFDALVCHPKMIAAASAVLGPDLLVWGSGLFIKEANTPHYVSWHQDLTYWGLDQQDEVTLWVALSPATTESGCMRFVPGSHRERIVPHKDTFAGENLLTRGQELAVDVDESRAVDAVLQTGQASVHHGHLFHASGPNRTGDRRIGAAIRYIAPRMKARSGPDTEVVLVAGEDRFGHFTLVDGPATRMADADFERVAADAARRHTILFEGAGAEGRRRR comes from the coding sequence ATGAACGATATGGCCTCGACCCTGGCCGCGGACTATGCCCGCGACGGCTTCGTCTTTCCGCTCGACATCCTGTCGCCGGCGGACGCCGAGGGCCTGCGCGCCGACCTGGAAGCCGGGGAAGCCGCGCTGGCGGACGACCCGAAGCGGCTGGGCCTGCTGCGGGGCTATCCCGCCCGCCTGTTGCCGGGGTTCGACGCGCTGGTCTGCCATCCGAAGATGATCGCCGCCGCAAGCGCGGTGCTGGGGCCGGACCTGCTGGTCTGGGGTTCCGGCCTGTTCATCAAGGAGGCGAACACCCCGCACTATGTGAGCTGGCACCAGGACCTGACCTATTGGGGGCTGGACCAGCAGGACGAGGTGACGCTCTGGGTGGCGCTGTCGCCGGCCACGACCGAAAGCGGCTGCATGCGCTTCGTCCCCGGCAGCCACCGAGAGCGCATCGTGCCGCACAAGGACACGTTTGCCGGCGAGAACCTGTTGACCCGCGGCCAGGAACTGGCGGTCGACGTGGACGAATCCCGGGCGGTGGATGCGGTGTTGCAGACGGGCCAGGCGTCGGTGCATCACGGCCATCTGTTTCATGCGTCCGGCCCGAACCGCACCGGCGACCGGCGCATCGGCGCCGCCATCCGCTATATCGCGCCGCGGATGAAAGCCCGCTCCGGCCCGGACACCGAGGTCGTGCTGGTGGCGGGCGAGGACCGGTTCGGCCACTTCACCCTGGTCGATGGGCCTGCGACCCGCATGGCCGATGCGGATTTTGAGCGGGTGGCCGCCGATGCCGCGCGCCGGCATACCATCCTGTTCGAAGGCGCGGGGGCCGAAGGGCGGCGGCGGCGCTGA
- a CDS encoding F0F1 ATP synthase subunit epsilon, with the protein MRLLITTPTAVVVDETGVTAVRAEDESGSFGILNGHADLLTALEVGIVSWKRADERRHYCAVRRGVLSVTQAADGTEVAIATREAVPGDRLDRLEQEVLDRFRQRADTERSARTESLQLQMKAVRQIMRFLRPDGRGPSVGGGPSVGRGPSVGRGPGVGGGPVGDGS; encoded by the coding sequence ATGAGGCTGCTGATCACCACCCCGACCGCCGTCGTCGTCGACGAGACCGGCGTGACCGCAGTGCGGGCGGAGGACGAGAGCGGCAGCTTCGGCATTCTGAACGGCCATGCCGACCTCTTGACCGCGCTGGAGGTGGGCATTGTCAGCTGGAAACGGGCGGACGAGCGCCGCCATTACTGCGCCGTCCGCCGCGGCGTGCTCTCGGTCACCCAGGCGGCGGACGGGACCGAAGTGGCCATCGCCACGCGCGAGGCGGTGCCGGGGGACCGGCTGGACCGGCTGGAACAGGAGGTTCTCGACCGGTTCCGGCAGCGGGCCGACACCGAACGCTCCGCCCGGACCGAAAGCCTGCAATTGCAGATGAAGGCGGTGCGCCAGATCATGCGCTTCCTGCGCCCCGACGGCCGCGGCCCAAGCGTTGGGGGCGGCCCAAGCGTTGGGCGCGGGCCAAGCGTTGGCCGCGGGCCGGGCGTCGGGGGCGGGCCGGTGGGAGACGGCTCGTGA
- a CDS encoding F0F1 ATP synthase subunit A — protein MIESPLSAKLVFMLGPVPITEPVVVTWAIMLALGAGGWLLTRRLSLRPGTRQTVLEAIVGVIEQQVRSTMRADPAPFIPLVGTLFLYILTANWSSLIPGVDPPTAHLETDAALGLIVFCAIFWFGIRGRGPVGYLKTFAEPTVVMIPLNIVETFTRTFSLIVRLFGNVMSGVFVIAIVLSLAGLLVPIPLMALDLLTGAVQAYIFTVLAMVFIGSALTEGQPDESRNGDPHELD, from the coding sequence ATGATCGAGTCGCCGCTGTCCGCCAAACTGGTGTTCATGCTGGGCCCGGTGCCGATCACCGAGCCGGTGGTGGTGACCTGGGCGATCATGCTGGCGCTGGGCGCGGGCGGCTGGCTGCTGACCCGGCGGCTGTCGCTCCGACCCGGCACGCGGCAGACCGTGCTGGAGGCGATCGTCGGCGTGATCGAGCAACAGGTGCGCTCCACCATGCGGGCGGACCCTGCGCCCTTTATCCCGCTGGTCGGCACGCTGTTCCTCTACATCCTGACCGCCAACTGGTCGTCCCTGATCCCCGGCGTCGATCCGCCGACGGCGCATCTGGAGACCGACGCGGCGCTGGGGCTGATCGTCTTCTGCGCCATATTCTGGTTCGGCATCCGCGGGCGCGGGCCGGTCGGCTATCTGAAGACCTTCGCCGAGCCGACGGTGGTGATGATCCCGCTGAACATCGTCGAGACCTTCACCCGCACCTTCTCGCTGATCGTGCGCCTGTTCGGCAATGTCATGAGCGGCGTGTTCGTCATCGCCATCGTCCTCTCGCTTGCGGGCCTGCTGGTGCCGATCCCGCTGATGGCGCTCGACCTGCTGACCGGCGCCGTGCAGGCCTATATCTTCACCGTGCTGGCCATGGTGTTCATCGGCTCGGCCCTGACCGAGGGCCAGCCGGACGAGTCCCGGAACGGAGACCCCCATGAACTGGATTGA
- a CDS encoding F0F1 ATP synthase subunit C yields the protein MNWIEVVSIFSAALAVGLGAFGPALGEGRAVAAAMDAIARQPEAAGTISRMLFVGLAMIETMAIYCLVIALLVLFANPFIQ from the coding sequence ATGAACTGGATTGAAGTCGTCAGCATTTTCTCGGCCGCCCTGGCGGTCGGCCTGGGCGCGTTCGGCCCGGCGCTGGGCGAGGGGCGGGCGGTCGCCGCCGCCATGGATGCCATCGCCCGCCAGCCGGAGGCCGCGGGCACCATCTCGCGCATGCTGTTCGTCGGCCTGGCGATGATCGAGACCATGGCGATCTACTGCCTGGTGATCGCGCTGCTGGTGCTGTTCGCCAACCCGTTCATCCAATAG
- a CDS encoding F0F1 ATP synthase subunit gamma — protein sequence MAQRHAQILAQIQNVRQLEAVVTAMRGIAAARAQHCRALLPGIDAYSDVISAAIGQALALLPQDGAPASTEPTRRGVVAFAAEQGFAGTFAERLLEAVAPDFAGSTVFLVGSRGLTLARERGLEPAWSATLPTHIEALPSLANHLAEALYDRIARGELAAVDLVFARAGSDLEIGRHSLLPLSYDLFARASAYAPPLTMLAPERLLQRLSEEYVFAQLYKAAMHAFEAENEARMRAMAAAKTNIATKLSDLTLQERQLRQEEITAEIIELAAGAEAALGSGRG from the coding sequence ATGGCGCAACGGCACGCCCAGATCCTGGCCCAGATCCAGAATGTCCGCCAGTTGGAGGCCGTGGTCACCGCCATGCGCGGCATCGCCGCCGCCCGCGCCCAGCACTGCCGGGCACTGTTGCCGGGGATCGACGCCTATAGCGACGTGATCTCCGCCGCCATCGGCCAGGCCCTGGCCCTGCTGCCCCAGGACGGCGCACCCGCCTCGACCGAGCCGACCCGCCGCGGTGTCGTCGCCTTCGCGGCCGAGCAGGGCTTTGCCGGCACCTTTGCCGAGCGCCTGCTGGAGGCCGTCGCTCCGGATTTTGCGGGCAGCACGGTGTTTCTGGTAGGCAGCCGCGGCCTGACCCTGGCGCGCGAGCGCGGCCTGGAGCCGGCCTGGTCGGCCACGCTGCCGACCCATATCGAGGCATTGCCGTCGCTGGCGAACCACCTGGCCGAGGCGCTCTATGACCGCATCGCGCGGGGCGAACTGGCCGCCGTCGACCTGGTGTTCGCGCGGGCCGGTTCGGACCTGGAGATCGGCCGGCATTCGCTGCTGCCGCTTTCCTACGACCTGTTTGCCCGCGCCTCGGCGTATGCGCCGCCGCTGACCATGCTGGCGCCCGAGCGGCTGTTGCAGCGCCTGTCGGAAGAATACGTGTTCGCCCAGCTCTACAAGGCGGCGATGCACGCCTTCGAGGCGGAGAACGAGGCGCGCATGCGGGCCATGGCCGCCGCCAAGACCAATATCGCGACCAAGCTCTCGGACCTGACCTTGCAGGAGCGCCAGTTGCGCCAGGAAGAGATCACCGCCGAGATCATCGAACTCGCCGCCGGCGCCGAGGCCGCGCTGGGGTCGGGGCGAGGGTGA
- a CDS encoding F0F1 ATP synthase subunit beta codes for MPAEPSLPSTGRVLAVRGAVVDVAFDQAPQGGNLPKGGDLPKVDEALVVEWDRPEPLMVEVQAHLDAATVRGVALQATAGLKRGTPVRPTGAPVSVPVGEALLGRLLDVTGRVRDAGPALPADLPLVSIHRPAPPLGRRSAATAMFETGIKVIDLLAPLPQGGKAAMFGGAGVGKTVVVMELIHAMVQSYQGISVFAGVGERSREGHELLNEMRGSGVLERSVLVYGQMNEPPGARWRVGLTALTIAEYFRDEKRQNVLLLMDNVFRFVQAGGEVSGLLGRLPSRVGYQPTLATEVAALHERIASVGGVSVTAIEAVYVPADDFTDPAVTAISSHLDSMIVLSRTMAAEGMYPAVDPLASTSILLDPTVVGEDHYRIAEQVRETIAHYRELQDIISLLGIEELSAQDRLAVRRARRLQRFLTQPFAVTEAFTGMPGRSVPLADTLKGCAAILAGDCDDWAEDALYMVGTIDEARDKANRPAEAAA; via the coding sequence ATGCCCGCAGAGCCCTCCCTCCCGTCGACCGGCCGCGTTCTCGCGGTGCGTGGCGCGGTGGTGGATGTCGCATTCGACCAGGCGCCACAGGGCGGCAACCTGCCGAAGGGCGGCGACCTGCCGAAGGTGGATGAGGCCCTGGTCGTGGAATGGGACCGGCCGGAGCCGCTCATGGTCGAGGTGCAGGCGCATCTGGACGCGGCCACCGTGCGCGGCGTCGCCCTCCAGGCCACCGCCGGGCTCAAACGCGGCACGCCGGTCCGGCCCACGGGCGCGCCGGTGTCCGTGCCGGTCGGCGAGGCGCTGCTCGGCCGGCTGCTGGATGTCACCGGCCGCGTGCGCGACGCCGGCCCGGCGCTGCCGGCAGACCTGCCGCTTGTCTCGATCCACCGCCCCGCCCCGCCGCTTGGCCGGCGCAGTGCCGCCACCGCCATGTTCGAGACCGGCATCAAGGTGATCGACCTGCTGGCGCCGCTGCCCCAGGGCGGCAAGGCGGCGATGTTCGGCGGCGCCGGCGTCGGCAAGACCGTGGTGGTGATGGAACTGATCCACGCCATGGTGCAGAGCTATCAGGGCATTTCCGTCTTTGCCGGCGTCGGCGAGCGCTCGCGCGAGGGGCACGAACTGCTGAACGAAATGCGCGGCTCCGGCGTGCTGGAGCGCAGCGTCCTGGTCTATGGCCAGATGAACGAGCCGCCGGGCGCGCGCTGGCGCGTCGGCCTGACGGCGCTGACCATCGCCGAGTATTTCCGCGACGAGAAACGCCAGAACGTGTTGCTGCTGATGGACAACGTGTTCCGCTTCGTCCAGGCCGGCGGCGAGGTGTCGGGCCTGCTGGGGCGGCTGCCGTCGCGGGTGGGCTATCAGCCGACGCTGGCGACGGAGGTGGCGGCACTGCACGAGCGCATCGCGTCGGTCGGCGGCGTCTCGGTCACGGCGATCGAGGCGGTCTATGTGCCGGCCGACGACTTCACCGACCCCGCGGTCACCGCCATTTCCAGCCATCTGGACAGCATGATCGTGCTCTCGCGCACCATGGCGGCGGAGGGCATGTACCCGGCGGTCGATCCGCTCGCCTCCACCTCCATCCTGCTGGACCCGACCGTGGTTGGCGAGGACCATTACCGCATCGCCGAGCAGGTGCGCGAGACCATCGCGCACTATCGCGAATTGCAGGACATCATCTCGCTGCTGGGGATCGAGGAGTTGAGCGCCCAGGACCGGCTGGCCGTCCGCCGGGCGCGGCGCCTGCAACGCTTCCTGACCCAGCCCTTTGCCGTGACCGAAGCCTTTACCGGCATGCCTGGCCGCTCCGTGCCGCTTGCCGACACGCTGAAAGGGTGTGCCGCCATCCTGGCCGGCGATTGCGACGACTGGGCGGAGGACGCGCTCTACATGGTCGGCACGATCGACGAGGCGCGCGACAAGGCCAACCGTCCTGCGGAGGCGGCGGCATGA
- a CDS encoding AtpZ/AtpI family protein, with product MAEAARTRLERREHWRREGEPSLMRQVGQIGMLGWMIVTPGLLGLFLGRWIDRELQSGIFWTAPLLLVGLALGCWSAWRWMHRQ from the coding sequence ATGGCCGAGGCTGCGCGCACCCGCCTCGAACGCCGCGAGCACTGGCGGCGCGAGGGCGAGCCCTCGCTGATGCGGCAGGTCGGCCAGATCGGCATGCTCGGCTGGATGATCGTGACGCCGGGCCTGCTGGGCCTGTTTCTCGGCCGCTGGATCGACCGGGAACTGCAAAGCGGCATTTTCTGGACCGCGCCGCTGCTGCTGGTGGGCCTGGCCCTGGGCTGTTGGTCGGCGTGGCGATGGATGCACCGGCAATGA
- a CDS encoding TauD/TfdA family dioxygenase, protein MSSSVAQPGGWTVADLERDPSWRFRIDEAAAAHLADTVRRAYDPDRPLFAYTREDFDFGPALDTIRAGIREAHHGRGLALVQGLPRAGLGEDEFRLLNWAIGLHSGVARPQGKASQYISAVRDAGTDYRSAGGRGYSSNAKLDFHVDGSDLVTLACYNKARVGGQSMITSTIAAWNALVAERPDLAEVARQPFQFSRQNEQAPDEGPYYGQPLVDFCEGRLFGKWNRNRVLSAQRIEGVPPLTPVQQECLDVMDGILQRPAFMFTMFVEPGDMQIMNNHIILHSRTDYEDFADPAEKRLLFRLWMAPPDSVRLPDTWWDFFRSTAPGTVRGGIRGHCHDAACLAFERRQAASLGMPPPAAE, encoded by the coding sequence ATGAGCAGCAGCGTGGCGCAACCCGGCGGTTGGACGGTCGCGGACCTGGAACGGGACCCGTCGTGGCGCTTCCGCATCGACGAGGCGGCCGCGGCACACCTCGCCGATACCGTGCGCCGGGCCTATGATCCGGACCGCCCGCTGTTCGCCTACACGCGCGAGGATTTCGATTTCGGCCCGGCGCTCGACACGATCCGGGCCGGCATCCGCGAGGCGCATCACGGCCGTGGCCTCGCCCTGGTGCAGGGGCTGCCGCGCGCCGGCCTGGGCGAGGACGAGTTCCGGCTGCTCAACTGGGCCATCGGCCTGCATTCCGGCGTCGCCCGGCCCCAGGGCAAGGCGAGCCAGTACATCTCCGCCGTGCGCGACGCCGGCACGGACTACCGCTCGGCCGGCGGGCGCGGCTATTCCTCCAACGCCAAGCTGGACTTCCACGTCGACGGCTCCGACCTAGTCACGCTCGCCTGCTACAACAAGGCGCGCGTCGGCGGCCAGAGCATGATCACCAGCACCATCGCTGCCTGGAACGCCCTCGTGGCCGAGCGGCCCGACCTGGCCGAGGTCGCGCGCCAGCCGTTCCAGTTCTCGCGCCAGAACGAACAGGCGCCGGACGAAGGCCCCTATTACGGCCAGCCGCTGGTCGATTTCTGCGAGGGCCGGCTGTTCGGCAAGTGGAACCGCAACCGCGTGCTGAGCGCCCAGCGGATCGAGGGCGTGCCGCCGCTGACGCCCGTCCAGCAGGAATGCCTGGACGTGATGGACGGCATTTTGCAGCGGCCGGCGTTCATGTTCACCATGTTCGTCGAACCCGGCGACATGCAGATCATGAACAACCACATCATCCTGCACTCGCGCACCGACTACGAGGACTTCGCCGACCCGGCGGAAAAGCGCCTGCTGTTCCGGCTGTGGATGGCACCGCCGGACAGCGTGCGCCTGCCGGACACCTGGTGGGATTTCTTCCGCTCGACCGCGCCCGGCACGGTGCGGGGCGGCATTCGCGGCCATTGCCACGACGCCGCCTGTCTGGCGTTCGAACGCCGCCAGGCCGCGAGCCTGGGCATGCCGCCCCCCGCAGCCGAGTGA
- a CDS encoding F0F1 ATP synthase subunit alpha → MTSITAGLDDWLQRARDRVGRVELTPSVEEVGRVEAAADGIAEVSGLPDVRLDELVVFEHGQTGFAMTLDRDRVGCVLLDDPAGLEAGHRVRGTGAVVRVPVGPGFLGRTVDPLGRPLDGAGEIEAADTLPVDRPAPAIIERDFVTEPVQTGLLVLDSMFALGRGQRELIVGDRAIGKTAVAVDCIINQKSSDVICVYVAVGQKSSTVRRVIDAVHAHGAPERCIFVVAGASSAPGLQWIAPFAGFTLAEYFRDRGQHALVVIDDLTKHAATHREIALLTRQPPGREAYPGDVFYVHARLLERAAKLSAQAGGGSLTALPIAELDAGNLSAYIPTNLISITDGQIVLDTRLFHEGHKPAVDVGTSVSRIGGKTQAPALREAAHAMRLDYAQFLELEMFTRFGGVTDEQVRGKIARGRRIRAALTQPQYAPLRLVDEVGLVMAVQSGVLDAVPLERVPAFRAALPSALDRDAPEAARQVAGTGKLDEAGRAELAAALARLAGRFAREGAE, encoded by the coding sequence ATGACCTCAATCACCGCGGGTCTTGACGACTGGCTGCAACGGGCCAGGGACCGGGTCGGCCGTGTCGAACTGACGCCGAGCGTGGAGGAAGTGGGCCGGGTGGAAGCCGCCGCCGACGGTATTGCCGAGGTCTCCGGCCTGCCGGACGTGCGCCTGGACGAACTGGTGGTGTTCGAGCACGGCCAGACCGGCTTTGCCATGACCCTGGACCGCGACCGGGTGGGTTGCGTGCTGCTGGACGACCCGGCGGGGCTGGAAGCCGGCCACCGGGTGCGCGGCACCGGCGCCGTGGTGCGGGTGCCGGTCGGGCCCGGCTTTCTCGGCCGCACCGTCGATCCGCTCGGCCGGCCGCTGGATGGCGCCGGCGAGATCGAGGCTGCCGACACCCTGCCCGTGGACCGGCCCGCGCCCGCCATCATCGAGCGGGATTTCGTCACTGAGCCGGTGCAGACCGGCCTGTTGGTGCTCGATTCCATGTTCGCCCTCGGCCGCGGCCAGCGCGAACTGATCGTCGGCGACCGGGCCATCGGCAAGACCGCGGTGGCGGTCGACTGCATCATCAACCAGAAATCCAGCGACGTGATCTGCGTCTATGTCGCCGTCGGCCAGAAATCCTCGACCGTGCGGCGGGTGATCGACGCGGTTCACGCCCATGGCGCGCCGGAGCGCTGCATTTTCGTCGTGGCCGGCGCCTCGTCGGCGCCTGGCCTGCAATGGATCGCGCCGTTCGCCGGCTTCACCCTCGCCGAGTATTTCCGCGACCGCGGCCAGCACGCGCTCGTCGTCATCGACGACCTGACCAAGCACGCGGCCACGCACCGCGAGATCGCCCTGCTGACCCGGCAGCCGCCGGGGCGCGAGGCCTATCCGGGCGACGTGTTCTATGTCCACGCCCGCCTGCTGGAGCGCGCGGCCAAGCTGTCGGCCCAGGCGGGCGGCGGCTCGCTGACGGCGCTGCCGATTGCGGAACTCGATGCCGGCAATCTCAGCGCCTACATCCCGACCAACCTGATCTCGATCACCGACGGCCAGATCGTGCTCGACACCCGCCTGTTCCACGAGGGCCACAAGCCGGCGGTGGATGTCGGCACCAGCGTCAGCCGCATCGGCGGCAAGACCCAGGCGCCGGCCCTGCGCGAGGCGGCCCATGCCATGCGCCTGGACTATGCCCAGTTCCTGGAACTGGAGATGTTCACGCGCTTCGGCGGCGTCACGGACGAGCAGGTCCGGGGCAAGATCGCCCGCGGCCGCCGCATCCGCGCGGCGCTGACCCAGCCGCAATACGCGCCGCTGCGGCTGGTGGACGAGGTGGGGCTGGTGATGGCGGTGCAGAGTGGCGTGCTGGACGCGGTGCCGCTGGAGCGGGTGCCGGCCTTCCGTGCGGCGCTGCCGTCCGCCCTTGACCGCGATGCGCCGGAAGCCGCCCGGCAGGTCGCCGGGACCGGCAAGCTGGACGAGGCGGGACGGGCGGAACTGGCGGCGGCGCTGGCGCGGCTCGCCGGGCGCTTCGCCCGCGAAGGGGCCGAATGA